One window of Centropristis striata isolate RG_2023a ecotype Rhode Island chromosome 23, C.striata_1.0, whole genome shotgun sequence genomic DNA carries:
- the eif2s3 gene encoding eukaryotic translation initiation factor 2 subunit 3, whose amino-acid sequence MAGDESGTTLGQPHLARQDLSTLDVSTLTPLSQEIISRQATINIGTIGHVAHGKSTVVKAISGVHTVRFKNELERNITIKLGYANAKVYKLDDPSCPRPECYRSCGSSTPDEFPTDIPGTKGNFKLVRHVSFVDCPGHDILMATMLNGAAVMDAALLLIAGNESCPQPQTSEHLAAIEIMKLKHILILQNKIDLVKESQAKEQYEQILAFVQGTVAEGAPIIPISAQLKYNIEVVCEYIVKMIPVPVRDFISEPRLIVIRSFDVNKPGCEVDDLKGGVAGGSILKGVLKVGQEIEVRPGIVSKDHEGKLMCKPIFSKIVSLFAEHNDLQYAAPGGLIGVGTKIDPTLCRADRMVGQVLGAVGALPEIFTELEISYFLLRRLLGVRTEGDKKAAKVQKLSKNEVLMVNIGSLSTGGRVSAVKADLAKIVLTNPVCTEVGEKIALSRRVEKHWRLIGWGQIRRGVTITPTVDDD is encoded by the exons ATGGCGGGTGACGAGTCTGGTACAACGCTTGGTCAGCCTCATCTGGCCCGACAAGACCTCAGTACTCTC GATGTGTCGACTTTGACGCCTCTCTCTCAGGAGATCATCAGCAGACAGGCCACCATAAATATCG GCACCATCGGTCATGTGGCCCACGGAAAGTCCACAGTAGTGAAGGCCATCTCTGGTGTTCACACTGTCAGGTTCAAGAACGAGCTGGAGAGGAACATCACCATCAAGCTCGGATATGCTAACGCTAAG GTGTATAAGCTGGACGACCCCAGCTGTCCCAGGCCAGAGTGCTACAGGTCGTGTGGCAGCAGCACTCCAGACGAGTTCCCCACAGACATCCCCGGCACCAAGGGCAACTTCAAACTGGTCAG ACACGTGTCCTTCGTGGACTGTCCCGGTCACGACATCTTGATGGCCACCATGTTGAACGGAGCTGCTGTCATGGATGCAGCCCTCCTGCTTATCG CGGGTAACGAGTCGTGTCCTCAGCCCCAGACGTCAGAGCACCTGGCAGCTATAGAGATCATGAAGCTGAAGCACATCCTCATCCTGCAGAACAAGATCGACCTGGTGAAGGAGAGCCAGGCCAAAGAGCAGTACGAGCAGATCCTCGCCTTCGTACAGG GCACGGTGGCAGAGGGAGCTCCCATCATTCCTATCTCGGCCCAGCTGAAGTACAACATCGAGGTCGTGTGTGAGTACATAGTGAAGATGATCCCAGTTCCCGTCAGAGACTTCATCTCCGAGCCCAGACTCATCG TCATCAGATCTTTTGACGTGAACAAGCCCGGCTGTGAGGTGGACGACCTGAAAGGAGGCGTGGCCGGAGGGAGTATCCTGAAGGGAGTGCTCAAG GTGGGTCAGGAGATCGAGGTGCGGCCAGGTATCGTCTCCAAAGACCACGAAGGGAAGCTGATGTGCAAACCCATCTTCTCCAAGATCGTCTCTCTGTTTGCGGAGCACAACGACCTGCAGTACGCTGCACCAGGAGGCCTTATCG gtgtgGGCACTAAGATCGACCCGACTCTGTGCCGAGCGGATCGTATGGTCGGTCAGGTGCTGGGCGCCGTCGGAGCGCTGCCAGAGATCTTCACAGAGCTGGAGATCTCCTACTTCCTGCTCAGGAGGCTGCTGGGAGTCCGCACAGAGGGAGACAAGAAGGCTGCCAAG GTCCAGAAGCTGTCTAAGAACGAGGTTTTGATGGTGAACATCGGCTCGTTATCGACAGGCGGCCGCGTCAGCGCCGTGAAGGCCGATCTGGCCAAGATCGTCCTCACCAACCCCGTCTGCACAGAGGTCGGAGAGAAGATCGCCCTGAGTCGACGTGTGGAGAAACATTGGCG TCTGATTGGATGGGGGCAGATCAGGAGGGGCGTGACCATCACACCCACCGTGGACGACGACTGA